The genomic interval GCGCCCGCTCTTCCCGAGCGACCTGCGCAACGACGTCATCATCGCCTGTGAAGTGCTGTCCGTCGACCGCGACTGCAGCCCGGGGATCACCGCCATGATCGGCGCGAGCGCCGCCGTGAGCATCTCCGACGTGCCGTTCAACGGCCCCATCGCCGGCATCGTCCTCGGCTGGGACGGCGAGAAGTACCTCTTCAATCCCACGCAGGAGCAGCGCAAGACCAACCGCATGACCACCACCATCGCGGCCACGCACAAGAAGATCGTCATGATCGAGTCCGAGGCCGACCAGGTGCCGGATGATGTGATGTACGAGGGCATCGTGCAGGCGCACGAGCACCTGCAGCCCGTGCTCGATCTCATCGACAAGATGGTCAGCGAGATCGGCAAGCCGAAGTTTGAGTATGAGCACGCCTCCTTTGACGAGGATCTGTTCGAGCTCCTGTGCGCCAACGAGATGGAAGGCATGGAGTACTGCATGGACACCGACGACAAGAACGTGCGCGAGGCGCGCGTGAATGAATGGATCGCCGCCGTGCAGGAAAAATATGAAGCCGAGCACCCGGACATGATGCAGTACATGGACGAGATCCTCTACAAGATGCAGAAGAAGATCGTCAAGAAGTGGCTGCTTGCCGGTCATCGTGTCGACGGCCGCAAGATGAACGAGATCCGCCCGCTCGATGCCGAGGTCGGTGTGATCCCGCGCGTGCACGGCTCTGGCCTGTTCACCCGCGGCCAGACGCAGGTGCTGTCCATCGCCACGCTCGCCACGCTGTCCATGTCCCAGAAGCTCGACACCATCTGGGAAGAGGAAGAAAAGCGCTTCATGCACCACTACAACATGCCGCCGTATTCCACCGGCGACGCCCGCGCCGCCCGCAGCACCAACCGCCGCGAGTATGGCCACGGCGCGCTCGTTGAGAAGGCGCTGCAGTGCGTCATCCCGCCAGTCGAGGAGTTCCCGTATGCCATCCGTGTGGTGTCCGAGGTGCTCTCGTCCAACGGTTCCACGTCGCAGGGCTCCATCTGCGGCTCCACGCTCGCGCTCATGGACGCCGGCGTGCCCATCAAGGCGCCGGTCGCCGGCATCTCCTGCGGTCTGATCCAGGACGGCGACGACTTCACCACCTTCATCGACATTCAGGGCGTTGAGGACTTCCACGGCGAGATGGACTTCAAGGTCGCCGGCACGAAGCAGGGCATCACCGCCATCCAGATGGACCTCAAGAACGACGGCCTCAAGCACGAGATCGTCAAGGAAGCGTTCCGTATGACACGCGAGGCCCGCTTCCAGATCCTCGATGAGATCATGCTCAAGGCGATCGCCGAGCCGCGCAAGGAGCTGGCCGATTCCGCCCCGAAGATGATCCAGATGAAGATCAACCCCGACAAGATCCGCGAGGTCATCGGCTCGGGCGGCAAGGTCATCCAGAAGATCTGCGCCGACACCGGCTGCAAGATCGACATCGAGGACGACGGCTCCATCTTCATCGCGTCCGAGGACATCGAGGCCTGCCGCGCCGCGCGCAAGACCATCGAGAACATCGTCTTCGAGCCGGAAGTCGGCGAGCTGTACTACGGCAAGGTCTCCAACATCCGCAGCGACTTCGGCGCATGGGTCGAGCTGGCTCCGGGCAAGGACGGCCTCGTCAAGATCAAGGATCTCGAGTTCAAGCGCACCGAAAAGGTCGAGGATGTGCTCAAGATCGGCGACATGACCTGGGTCAAGGTCATGAATGTCGACGATCGCGGCCGCATCGACCTGTCCCGCAAGGACGCGATGCGTGAAAAGGGCCTGATGTAATTTCGGCACAACTGTGTGGGCGGGGTGCGCATACACCCCGCCCACTTTTCCACGGGGGGACAGCACATTATGTACGAAAAACAGACGCTGCCGAACGGCGTGCGCATCGTCTACGAGCACATGCCGCACGTGCGCTCGGCGGCCATCGGCGTGTGGGTCGGCGTTGGGTCACGGTATGAGTCGCCGTGCGAGGCCGGTAGCGCGCACTTTATCGAGCATATGCTCTTCAAGGGGACGGCACAGCACTCCGCCTCCGAGCTGGCAGAACGCATGGACGCCATCGGCGGCCAGGTGAACGCCTACACCACGCGCGAGGGCACGTGCTACTATGCGCGCGTGCTCGACGAGCACCTCGACCGCGCGGGCGATCTGCTCGCCGAGATGCTCTTCACATCGAACTTTTCCGAGACGGACGCAGATAACGAACGCGGCGTCATCCGCGAGGAGATGGACATGTACGCCGACACGCCGGAGGATCTGGTCACGGAGCGGCTCATCGGCGCCGCCTTCCCCGGCGCGCTGGGGCGGCCGGTGCTCGGACGCCCGGCCACGATCGACCGGCTGACGGGTGCGCGCCTGCGCTCGTTTCAGATCGCGCACTATATCGCGCCGCGCATCGTTATCGCCGTGTCCGGCAGCTTCACGGATGAGAACATCGCGCGCCTCGCCGCGCACTTTTCGTGGCTGCCCGTGCGGCCGGATCTGACCATGCGGTCCGGCAGCTACACCCCAGCCTTCACGCTCAAGCGCAAGGCCATCGAGCAAAACCAGATCAGCATCGGCTTTCCCGGCCTGCCGACGGGGGCGGAGGAGCGCTTCACCATGGCGCTGCTCTCGTCCATCCTCGGCGGGAACATGTCCTCGCGCCTGTTTCAGACCGTGCGCGAGAAAAACGGTCTGTGCTA from Clostridiales bacterium carries:
- a CDS encoding polyribonucleotide nucleotidyltransferase, whose translation is MIITTHKQFPNYKRYEIEYEGRPLVMETGKLAELCNSAVLVSYGETTVLVTCTASARPKDGVDYFPLSVDFNEKLYAVGRIPGSFMRREGKPSLPAVLASRLIDRPMRPLFPSDLRNDVIIACEVLSVDRDCSPGITAMIGASAAVSISDVPFNGPIAGIVLGWDGEKYLFNPTQEQRKTNRMTTTIAATHKKIVMIESEADQVPDDVMYEGIVQAHEHLQPVLDLIDKMVSEIGKPKFEYEHASFDEDLFELLCANEMEGMEYCMDTDDKNVREARVNEWIAAVQEKYEAEHPDMMQYMDEILYKMQKKIVKKWLLAGHRVDGRKMNEIRPLDAEVGVIPRVHGSGLFTRGQTQVLSIATLATLSMSQKLDTIWEEEEKRFMHHYNMPPYSTGDARAARSTNRREYGHGALVEKALQCVIPPVEEFPYAIRVVSEVLSSNGSTSQGSICGSTLALMDAGVPIKAPVAGISCGLIQDGDDFTTFIDIQGVEDFHGEMDFKVAGTKQGITAIQMDLKNDGLKHEIVKEAFRMTREARFQILDEIMLKAIAEPRKELADSAPKMIQMKINPDKIREVIGSGGKVIQKICADTGCKIDIEDDGSIFIASEDIEACRAARKTIENIVFEPEVGELYYGKVSNIRSDFGAWVELAPGKDGLVKIKDLEFKRTEKVEDVLKIGDMTWVKVMNVDDRGRIDLSRKDAMREKGLM
- a CDS encoding insulinase family protein, whose amino-acid sequence is MYEKQTLPNGVRIVYEHMPHVRSAAIGVWVGVGSRYESPCEAGSAHFIEHMLFKGTAQHSASELAERMDAIGGQVNAYTTREGTCYYARVLDEHLDRAGDLLAEMLFTSNFSETDADNERGVIREEMDMYADTPEDLVTERLIGAAFPGALGRPVLGRPATIDRLTGARLRSFQIAHYIAPRIVIAVSGSFTDENIARLAAHFSWLPVRPDLTMRSGSYTPAFTLKRKAIEQNQISIGFPGLPTGAEERFTMALLSSILGGNMSSRLFQTVREKNGLCYAIYTYTASFLDCGMFGISAAVGRETEQRALALIRDELERFRTDGVTQSELDRAREQVHASVLMAEESTASRMNKLGYSELYLGRVLPADEVLARYDAVTREDILGLARETLDFDRVSFSAVGRLRPQEEYAQQLRG